In Montipora capricornis isolate CH-2021 chromosome 4, ASM3666992v2, whole genome shotgun sequence, a single genomic region encodes these proteins:
- the LOC138046184 gene encoding uncharacterized protein translates to MVQLKGVQFDRCLTPPNAIGQPVLCVFSDASEDAFGACAYARWQLSTAGFNAKFITAKSRVAPLRKVTIPRLELQARLCWHGSAVKQGDSNYSFQSELEKSKIIQIPLSGDTSQESKNVADDVSRGIPVESLAGRWQYGPDFLRLPESEWPQDSSVADKVDVETEHCKVHIVGEQIKTRSPIDCDKFSSWRRLIRVTAYMLRFIRRVRACGHKESAEEGIPLKSEDGPLSPEELKDAETFWLKESRDRLSKGEFRNLSPYVDQEGVWRVGGRADKALVSYETRHPVLLPGDHQISRLIVQHAHQFGHPGVATTVAKTRTKYWIV, encoded by the exons ATGGTGCAGTTGAAAGGGGTGCAGTTTGATAGATGTCTTACGCCGCCAAACGCAATTGGACAACCCGTCCTTTGTGTTTTCTCTGATGCTTCAGAAGATGCATTTGGGGCTTGTGCATATGCAAGATGGCAATTAAGTACCGCAGGTTTCAACGCAAAGTTCATCACGGCCAAGTCAAGAGTAGCGCCTTTGAGGAAAGTGACCATACCCCGTTTGGAGCTTCAAG CAAGATTGTGTTGGCATGGATCTGCAGTGAAACAAGGCGATTCAAACTATTCGTTTCAGTCAGAGTTGGAGAAATCCAAGATAATTCAGATCCCGCTCAGTGGAGACACGTCCCAGGAGAGCAAAAACGTAGCAGATGATGTATCACGTGGAATTCCCGTGGAAAGCTTGGCTGGCAGGTGGCAGTATGGACCAGACTTTCTGCGTCTACCAGAGAGTGAGTGGCCGCAAGACTCCTCAGTTGCTGACAAAGTTGACGTTGAAACGGAGCACTGTAAAGTTCACATAGTTGGTGAGCAGATCAAGACACGTTCTCCCATTGATTGTGACAAGTTTTCAAGCTGGAGACGGCTCATCAGAGTTACAGCTTACATGTTGAGGTTTATTCGCAGAGTGCGAGCATGTGGGCACAAAGAGTCGGCAGAGGAAGGAATACCATTGAAGTCTGAAGATGGCCCTCTCTCACCCGAAGAGTTAAAGGATGCAGAGACTTTCTGGTTAAAGGAGAGTCGAGACCGCCTCAGCAAAGGAGAATTTAGAAATCTCAGCCCTTACGTAGACCAAGAAGGCGTATGGAGAGTAGGTGGTCGCGCAGACAAAGCTTTAGTTTCGTATGAGACCAGACATCCTGTGTTACTTCCCGGAGACCATCAGATATCGCGTCTCATCGTTCAGCATGCTCATCAGTTTGGACACCCAGGAGTGGCAACGACAGTagcaaaaacaagaacaaagtaCTGGATCGTTTGA
- the LOC138046185 gene encoding uncharacterized protein, with protein sequence MEFMQILRRFYALRGVPALMISDNGSQLVGAERELRKMVEGLDTEKLQEFSAERGMKWQFTTPAAPHQNSCAESLVKSCKIGLKKAIGGQVLTPLELQTCLVEVANLVNQRPIGRIPSDPDDGSYLCPNDMLLGRALSTVSQGPFRHTKNPRHRVEFVQRIVDSFWTRWTRDVFPSLLPRKQWHAEKRNVRVDDFVIVQTSNAIRGTWNVGRVVSVYPGKDGRVRNVKVKTHSDEYERPISKIAVIYPAEGYEDQDK encoded by the coding sequence ATGgaatttatgcaaattcttaGAAGATTCTATGCATTAAGAGGGGTACCCGCGTTGATGATCAGCGACAATGGCTCCCAGTTAGTTGGTGCAGAACGAGAGCTGCGGAAAATGGTTGAGGGATTGGACACCGAGAAGTTACAAGAATTCTCTGCGGAAAGAGGAATGAAGTGGCAGTTCACGACCCCGGCCGCTCCACACCAGAACAGTTGTGCGGAATCCTTGGTAAAGAGTTGCAAGATCGGCTTAAAGAAGGCAATTGGCGGGCAAGTACTTACCCCACTGGAGCTGCAGACGTGTCTCGTTGAAGTTGCAAATTTAGTCAATCAGCGTCCAATAGGCCGAATTCCCAGTGATCCCGACGATGGTTCATATCTTTGCCCTAATGATATGTTACTTGGAAGAGCGTTGTCTACTGTTTCACAAGGACCATTCAGGCACACTAAGAATCCCAGGCACAGAGTTGAATTTGTCCAGAGAATAGTTGACTCCTTTTGGACCCGTTGGACAAGAGATGTCTTCCCGTCACTACTACCAAGGAAACAGTGGCATGCCGAGAAACGTAATGTTCGAGTTGATGACTTTGTAATCGTGCAAACTTCAAATGCAATTCGTGGAACATGGAATGTTGGCCGAGTAGTCAGTGTCTACCCCGGAAAGGATGGAAGGGTCAGGAACGTGAAAGTCAAAACCCACAGTGACGAGTATGAACGGCCCATCAGCAAGATTGCGGTTATATACCCAGCAGAGGGATACGAAGACCAGGACAAGTAG